In Streptomyces chartreusis, the following proteins share a genomic window:
- a CDS encoding DUF3052 domain-containing protein encodes MSEADRRSGRSGTPGPFGPSGTPGSSGTPGASGTPLARKIGIKPGHQVRLLHAPARWDIPGLPDGCEVADGGPRGADVALAFHRSYAELVAEGPALVRDLADHAMLWIAWPRRAAGHVSDITENSLRDLFLPLGVVDVKVAALGEDWSGLKFVRRRENRGR; translated from the coding sequence ATGAGCGAAGCCGACCGGAGGTCAGGTCGATCCGGCACACCCGGTCCATTCGGTCCATCCGGCACGCCCGGCTCATCCGGCACGCCCGGTGCATCCGGCACACCCCTCGCCCGAAAGATCGGCATCAAGCCGGGCCACCAGGTCCGGCTCCTGCACGCCCCCGCCCGCTGGGACATCCCCGGCCTGCCGGACGGATGCGAGGTCGCCGACGGGGGTCCGCGCGGCGCGGACGTCGCCCTCGCCTTCCATCGGTCGTACGCCGAACTCGTCGCCGAAGGCCCCGCGCTGGTCCGTGACCTCGCCGACCACGCCATGCTGTGGATCGCCTGGCCCCGGCGCGCGGCCGGCCACGTCAGTGACATCACCGAGAACTCCCTGCGCGACCTCTTCCTCCCCCTCGGCGTGGTCGACGTCAAGGTGGCGGCGCTGGGGGAGGACTGGTCGGGCCTGAAGTTCGTACGGCGTCGGGAGAATCGCGGCAGGTAG
- a CDS encoding alpha/beta hydrolase, giving the protein MVGALVGVAALLASACTSGGSTHAGSGPAEAGPAEAGLVALPRATPAALTPYYTQKLTWRSCGVPGFQCATMRAPLDYTKPEAGNTQLAVARKKATGPGKPLGSLLVNPGGPGGSAIGYLQQYAGIGYPTDVRARYDMVAVDPRGVARSEPVECLSGRAMDAYTQTDFTPDDAKETAELVEAQKKFAEGCGKDAPGLLRHVSTAEAARDMDILRSVLGDEKLSYVGASYGTFLGATYAGLFPDRVGRLVLDGAMDPSLPARRMNLDQTAGFETAFRAFAKDCVRQRGCPLGTRASEVGRNLKAFFDKLDAQPIPTGDPDGRELGESLATTGVIAAMYDEGAWEALRDGLTSAMRENDGAGLLALSDSYYERDGDGRYTNLMFANAAVNCVDLPPAFSTPDEVRRSLPAFEKASPVFGEGLAWATLNCAYWPVAATGEPHRIEAKGAAPIVVVGTTRDPATPYRWAQALSRQLSSSRLLTYDGDGHTAYGRGSDCIDDTINAYLLRGTPPTGGKRCS; this is encoded by the coding sequence ATGGTCGGCGCCCTCGTCGGCGTCGCCGCTCTGCTCGCGTCCGCCTGCACCTCCGGCGGTTCCACGCACGCGGGGAGCGGGCCGGCCGAGGCAGGGCCGGCCGAGGCCGGGCTGGTAGCGCTGCCGCGGGCGACACCGGCCGCGCTCACGCCGTACTACACGCAGAAGCTGACCTGGCGCAGCTGCGGGGTGCCCGGCTTCCAGTGCGCGACGATGCGGGCGCCGCTCGACTACACGAAGCCGGAGGCCGGAAACACGCAGCTCGCGGTGGCCCGCAAGAAGGCGACGGGACCCGGCAAGCCCCTGGGGTCGCTGCTGGTGAACCCGGGCGGTCCGGGCGGCTCGGCGATTGGCTACCTCCAGCAGTACGCGGGGATCGGCTACCCGACCGACGTACGCGCCCGCTACGACATGGTCGCGGTCGACCCGCGCGGAGTCGCCCGCAGCGAGCCCGTCGAGTGCCTGAGCGGGCGGGCGATGGACGCGTACACGCAGACGGACTTCACTCCCGACGACGCGAAGGAGACCGCGGAGCTGGTCGAGGCGCAGAAGAAGTTCGCGGAGGGCTGCGGGAAGGACGCGCCGGGTCTGCTGCGTCATGTGTCCACCGCCGAGGCGGCGAGGGACATGGACATCCTGCGCTCGGTGCTGGGGGACGAGAAGCTGTCGTATGTGGGGGCGTCGTACGGCACGTTCCTCGGGGCGACGTACGCCGGGCTCTTCCCGGACCGGGTGGGCCGGCTGGTCCTGGACGGCGCGATGGACCCCTCCCTGCCCGCCCGCCGGATGAACCTCGACCAGACGGCGGGGTTCGAGACGGCGTTCCGGGCGTTCGCGAAAGACTGCGTGCGGCAACGCGGCTGCCCGCTGGGCACCAGGGCGAGCGAGGTCGGCCGCAACCTCAAGGCCTTCTTCGACAAGCTCGACGCCCAGCCGATCCCGACCGGCGACCCGGACGGCCGTGAGCTGGGCGAATCCCTCGCCACGACCGGTGTGATCGCGGCGATGTACGACGAGGGAGCCTGGGAGGCGCTGCGCGACGGGCTGACCTCGGCGATGCGGGAGAACGACGGAGCGGGCCTGCTCGCCCTGTCCGACAGCTACTACGAGCGCGACGGCGACGGCCGCTACACGAACCTGATGTTCGCCAACGCGGCCGTGAACTGCGTGGACCTCCCGCCGGCCTTCTCGACCCCCGACGAAGTCCGCAGGTCCCTCCCCGCGTTCGAGAAGGCGTCCCCCGTCTTCGGTGAGGGGCTGGCCTGGGCGACCCTGAACTGTGCGTACTGGCCGGTGGCCGCGACCGGGGAGCCGCACCGGATCGAGGCGAAGGGCGCGGCCCCGATCGTCGTGGTCGGCACGACGCGCGACCCGGCGACCCCGTACCGCTGGGCCCAGGCCCTCTCCCGCCAGCTCTCCTCGTCCCGCCTCCTCACCTACGACGGCGACGGCCACACGGCGTACGGTCGGGGCAGCGACTGCATCGACGACACGATCAACGCGTACCTCCTCCGGGGAACGCCGCCAACCGGAGGAAAGCGCTGCTCATAG
- a CDS encoding DNA polymerase III subunit delta', translated as MTVWDDLVGQERVSEQLDAAARDADALVTAIATDAPPPEASRMTHAWLFTGPPGAGRNQTARAFAAALQCVSPDRALGGAPGCGFCDGCHTALVGTHADVTTVAAVGTQILADDMRDTVRKSFTSPANGRWQIILVEDAERLNEKSANAVLKAVEEPAPRTVWLLCAPSLEDVLPTIRSRCRHLNLSTPSVDAVADMLVRREGIEPAVAAAAARATQGHVDRARRLATDPAARERRASVLKLPLRLGEVGACLKAAQELVDAAAEDAKQLAEEIDVKETEELKAALGAAQGGRMPRGTAGVMKDLEDKQKRRRTRTQRDSLDLALTDLTAFYRDVLALQLGSRIALANMDAEEALERLARDSSPESTLRRIEAIAACRDALESNVAPLLAVEAMTMALRAG; from the coding sequence ATGACCGTGTGGGACGACCTGGTCGGCCAGGAACGAGTGAGCGAGCAGCTGGACGCCGCCGCTCGGGACGCCGACGCCCTGGTCACCGCCATCGCCACCGACGCCCCACCGCCCGAGGCGTCCCGGATGACGCACGCCTGGTTGTTCACGGGGCCGCCCGGAGCGGGCCGTAACCAGACCGCGCGGGCCTTCGCCGCCGCACTCCAGTGCGTCAGCCCCGACCGGGCCCTCGGCGGCGCCCCGGGCTGCGGTTTCTGCGACGGCTGCCACACGGCGCTGGTCGGCACGCACGCCGACGTCACCACCGTCGCCGCCGTTGGCACCCAGATCCTCGCCGACGACATGCGGGACACCGTCCGCAAGTCGTTCACCTCGCCGGCGAACGGCCGCTGGCAGATCATCCTGGTCGAGGACGCCGAGCGGCTGAACGAGAAGTCGGCCAACGCCGTCCTGAAGGCAGTGGAGGAACCCGCCCCGCGCACCGTCTGGCTGCTCTGCGCGCCTTCCCTCGAGGACGTCCTGCCCACCATCCGCTCCCGCTGCCGCCACCTGAACCTGAGCACGCCCTCGGTCGACGCCGTCGCCGACATGCTCGTACGGCGGGAGGGCATCGAGCCAGCCGTCGCCGCGGCTGCGGCCCGCGCCACGCAGGGTCACGTCGACCGGGCCCGCCGCCTGGCCACCGACCCGGCGGCCCGTGAACGCCGGGCCTCCGTACTCAAGCTGCCCCTGCGCCTCGGCGAGGTCGGCGCTTGCCTCAAGGCCGCCCAGGAACTCGTCGACGCTGCCGCCGAGGACGCCAAGCAGCTCGCCGAGGAGATCGACGTCAAGGAGACCGAGGAGCTGAAGGCGGCGCTCGGCGCGGCCCAGGGCGGCAGGATGCCCCGCGGCACGGCGGGCGTGATGAAGGACCTGGAGGACAAGCAGAAGCGGCGCCGTACCCGCACGCAGCGCGACAGCCTCGACCTCGCCCTGACGGACCTCACCGCCTTCTACCGCGACGTCCTCGCCCTCCAGCTCGGCTCGCGCATCGCGCTGGCCAACATGGACGCCGAGGAGGCCCTGGAGCGCCTCGCCCGCGACAGCTCCCCGGAGTCCACGCTCCGCCGCATCGAGGCGATCGCCGCGTGCCGGGACGCGCTGGAGAGCAATGTGGCGCCGCTGCTGGCGGTGGAGGCGATGACGATGGCGCTGAGAGCGGGCTGA
- a CDS encoding Clp protease N-terminal domain-containing protein, whose protein sequence is MSTNPSITSSVRLDELIAAIKKVHPEPLDQLQDAVIAADHLGEVADHLIGHFVDQARRSGASWTDIGKSMGVTRQAAQKRFVPKEGTDLDPQQGFGRYTPRARNVVMAAHNEAVAARNPEGRPEHLVLGLLAEPDGIAAKAITARGVLLDSVRQAAAAALPPAADEVPELIPYGSDAKKVLELTFREALRLGHNYIGTEHILLALLEFENGTGVLYGLGITKQEVEQYIVELLAQFLKSGEEATKQAREEGGERG, encoded by the coding sequence ATGTCGACGAACCCATCGATCACGTCATCCGTACGTCTCGACGAACTCATCGCGGCCATCAAGAAGGTGCACCCCGAGCCGCTCGACCAGCTCCAGGACGCGGTGATCGCCGCGGACCACCTCGGCGAGGTGGCCGACCACCTGATCGGTCACTTCGTGGACCAGGCCCGGCGATCGGGCGCTTCCTGGACCGACATCGGCAAGAGCATGGGCGTCACCCGGCAGGCGGCGCAGAAGCGGTTCGTGCCGAAGGAGGGGACCGACCTCGATCCTCAGCAGGGCTTCGGCCGCTACACGCCGCGTGCCCGCAACGTGGTGATGGCCGCGCACAACGAGGCCGTCGCCGCCCGCAACCCCGAGGGCCGCCCCGAGCACCTGGTCCTCGGCCTGCTGGCCGAGCCGGACGGCATCGCCGCGAAGGCGATCACGGCCCGGGGCGTCCTCCTGGACTCCGTGCGCCAGGCCGCCGCCGCGGCGCTGCCGCCCGCCGCCGACGAGGTCCCCGAGCTCATCCCCTACGGCTCCGACGCCAAGAAGGTCCTTGAGCTCACCTTCCGCGAGGCCCTGCGCCTCGGCCACAACTACATCGGCACCGAGCACATCCTGCTGGCCCTGCTGGAGTTCGAGAACGGCACCGGGGTTCTGTACGGCCTCGGCATCACCAAGCAGGAGGTCGAGCAGTACATCGTCGAGCTGCTGGCCCAGTTCCTGAAGAGCGGCGAGGAAGCCACCAAGCAGGCGCGGGAGGAGGGCGGAGAGCGGGGCTGA
- a CDS encoding DUF2786 domain-containing protein, with the protein MPRPPARIYDPWVSKPSTVDRAFEAALYDTEHTTLDTGASLLASDPGADAELDRRGQEFVAAAWRRGWQPADVVRLVRRELEDAHIRLLAALIRAQVPNDRPRGPRWQAQLDDLPTGTPPGTDRFSHATTVLELYRLLLKLPALEPLDEAADPVGGPARPESRMLTRIRALLAKAEATGFPEEAEALSAKAQELMARHSIDEALLASRTPDARNAPGACRIGVEPPYEQAKAVLLDAVATVNHCRAVWNEPFAFSTVVGFEADLEVVELLHTSLLVQAQTAMTRAEAAQRAGGRKRTKTFRQSFLAAYAHRIGTRLTAAARTPVTEDLLPVLASREVAVTARLDRMFPETTTTRLRGVTDEAGWVEGAEAADRAQMAPRRPLR; encoded by the coding sequence ATGCCGCGGCCGCCCGCGCGGATTTACGATCCCTGGGTGAGCAAGCCCAGCACCGTCGACCGCGCCTTCGAGGCGGCCCTCTACGACACCGAGCACACCACGCTCGACACCGGCGCCTCCCTCCTCGCGTCCGACCCGGGCGCCGACGCCGAACTCGACCGGCGCGGCCAGGAGTTCGTGGCGGCGGCCTGGCGGCGCGGCTGGCAGCCGGCCGATGTCGTACGGCTGGTCCGGCGCGAGCTGGAGGACGCACACATACGGCTGCTCGCCGCGCTGATCCGCGCACAGGTCCCCAACGACCGCCCCCGCGGCCCGCGCTGGCAGGCGCAGCTCGACGACCTGCCCACCGGGACCCCGCCCGGCACCGACCGGTTCTCGCACGCGACCACCGTGCTGGAGCTGTACCGCCTCCTGCTGAAGCTGCCCGCGCTGGAGCCCCTGGACGAGGCGGCCGACCCGGTCGGCGGGCCCGCCCGGCCGGAGTCCCGCATGCTCACCCGCATCAGGGCGCTGCTGGCGAAGGCGGAGGCGACCGGGTTCCCGGAGGAGGCGGAGGCGCTGAGCGCCAAGGCGCAGGAGCTGATGGCCCGGCACAGCATCGACGAGGCCCTGCTCGCGTCCCGTACGCCCGACGCCAGGAACGCGCCCGGCGCCTGCCGGATCGGGGTGGAGCCGCCGTACGAGCAGGCCAAGGCCGTCCTGCTGGACGCGGTGGCGACCGTCAACCACTGCCGTGCGGTGTGGAACGAGCCCTTCGCCTTCTCCACGGTCGTCGGTTTCGAGGCCGATCTGGAGGTGGTCGAGCTGCTCCACACCTCGCTTCTCGTGCAGGCGCAGACCGCGATGACGAGGGCGGAGGCCGCCCAGCGCGCGGGCGGCCGAAAGCGGACCAAGACCTTCCGGCAGTCGTTCCTGGCGGCCTACGCCCACCGCATCGGCACCCGGCTGACCGCGGCGGCGCGCACGCCGGTGACCGAGGACCTGCTCCCGGTCCTCGCCTCGCGCGAGGTCGCGGTCACCGCCCGCCTGGACCGCATGTTCCCCGAGACCACCACGACCCGCCTGCGCGGCGTCACCGACGAGGCGGGCTGGGTGGAGGGCGCGGAGGCGGCCGACCGGGCGCAGATGGCCCCGCGCCGACCGCTGCGCTGA
- a CDS encoding glycosyltransferase family 2 protein, producing the protein MSELRIAVAVVTMGNRPAEVDALLESVAKQDVAPDRIVVVGNGCPLPEFAERLALPGEFTPIELDENLGCPGGRNAALERLCAFGDVDVVVELDDDGLLVDADVLRRVRDLYAADDRLGIVGFRIADEHGETQQRHVPRIGKSDPLRGGYVTGFLGGGHALRTAMLARTGNWPAEFFFAHEETDLAWRAADAGWRILYAPELLLQHPKTSPARHAIYYRVNARNRVWLTRRRLPLPLIPVHLGIWMLLTLARTRSLGGLRAWFGGFLEGLRESAGERRPMRWRTVWQLSRLGRPPVI; encoded by the coding sequence ATGTCGGAGCTGAGGATCGCCGTCGCCGTGGTGACCATGGGCAACCGGCCCGCCGAGGTCGACGCGCTGCTGGAGTCCGTGGCCAAGCAGGACGTCGCCCCCGATCGGATCGTCGTCGTCGGCAACGGCTGCCCGTTGCCCGAGTTCGCCGAACGGCTCGCCCTGCCCGGCGAGTTCACCCCGATAGAGCTGGACGAGAACCTCGGCTGCCCCGGCGGCCGCAACGCCGCGCTGGAGCGGCTGTGCGCGTTCGGGGACGTCGATGTCGTGGTCGAGCTGGACGACGACGGGCTCCTCGTCGACGCCGATGTGCTGCGTCGCGTACGGGATCTGTACGCCGCCGACGACCGGCTCGGCATCGTCGGCTTCCGCATCGCCGACGAGCACGGCGAGACCCAGCAGCGCCATGTGCCGAGGATCGGCAAGTCGGATCCGCTCAGGGGCGGTTACGTCACCGGCTTCCTCGGCGGCGGGCACGCACTGCGTACGGCGATGCTGGCCCGGACCGGCAACTGGCCCGCGGAGTTCTTCTTCGCCCATGAGGAGACCGACCTGGCCTGGCGTGCCGCCGACGCCGGCTGGCGCATCCTCTACGCGCCCGAGCTCCTGCTCCAGCACCCGAAGACCTCGCCCGCCCGGCACGCCATCTACTACCGCGTGAACGCCCGCAACCGCGTCTGGCTGACCCGGCGTCGGCTGCCGTTGCCGCTCATCCCGGTCCACCTGGGCATCTGGATGCTGCTCACCCTCGCACGCACCCGTTCGCTCGGCGGGCTGCGCGCATGGTTCGGCGGTTTCCTGGAAGGTCTGCGGGAATCGGCCGGCGAGCGGCGGCCCATGCGGTGGCGCACGGTGTGGCAGCTGAGCCGACTGGGACGACCGCCCGTCATCTGA
- a CDS encoding bifunctional 3'-5' exonuclease/DNA polymerase, whose translation MTERWALAPAEDGGAEVAPLGPDGLLAGPVRREPDLAGAVRGRPEVARWVWRSTAEVYPMLLAAGVRVERCYDIEDAETLLLGHEGRYGEPRSAAAALARLRGGPVPSDPPQRAAEPGSQSPLFEPQAVHVPLTDLVEVYAEQQRRHDRTAHPDRMRLLTAAESAGMLVAAEMNRSGLPWSADVHRALLHEMLGERYAGGGEPRRLAELADEVSAAFGRRVRPDLPADVIKAFAQAGIKVRSTRRWEIESVDHPAVKPLIEYKKLYRIWVAHGWSWLQDWVRDGRFRPEFLAGGTVTGRWVTNGGGGLQIPKVIRRAVVADPGWRLVVADADQMEPRVLAAISRDPGLMEVAGRESDLYQSVSDRAFSGDRAQAKLAVLGAVYGQTSGDGLKNLAALRRRFPKAVAYVDDAARAGEEGRLVRTWLGRTCPPAAGATADADEEAGIPIPDADEPAEGSGSQDWGRGYGYASTNARARGRFARNFVVQGSAADWTLLLLAALRQSCAGLAAELVFFQHDEVIVHCPQEEADAVVTAIREAAELAGRLTFGQTPVRFPFTTAVVECYADAK comes from the coding sequence ATGACCGAGCGGTGGGCTCTCGCTCCGGCCGAGGACGGTGGCGCGGAGGTCGCCCCCCTCGGTCCGGACGGGCTGCTCGCCGGGCCCGTGCGGCGGGAGCCGGACCTCGCCGGGGCCGTGCGCGGGCGGCCGGAGGTCGCGCGGTGGGTGTGGCGGTCCACCGCCGAGGTCTATCCGATGCTGCTCGCCGCGGGGGTGCGAGTGGAGCGGTGCTACGACATCGAGGACGCCGAGACCCTCCTCCTCGGCCACGAGGGGCGGTACGGCGAACCGAGATCGGCCGCCGCCGCACTCGCCCGGCTGCGCGGCGGCCCCGTGCCGTCCGACCCGCCCCAGCGCGCCGCCGAACCCGGCTCGCAGTCCCCGCTGTTCGAGCCCCAGGCGGTCCATGTGCCGCTCACCGACCTCGTGGAGGTCTACGCCGAGCAGCAGCGGCGGCACGACAGGACCGCGCACCCCGACCGGATGCGGCTGCTCACGGCGGCCGAGTCGGCGGGGATGCTCGTGGCCGCGGAGATGAACCGGTCCGGGCTGCCGTGGAGCGCGGACGTACACCGCGCGCTGCTGCACGAGATGCTGGGCGAACGCTATGCGGGCGGCGGGGAGCCGCGCCGGCTGGCCGAGCTGGCGGACGAGGTGTCGGCGGCGTTCGGGCGCCGGGTGCGGCCCGATCTGCCGGCCGATGTGATCAAGGCGTTCGCGCAGGCCGGGATCAAGGTCAGATCGACCCGGCGCTGGGAGATCGAGTCCGTCGACCACCCGGCCGTGAAGCCGCTGATCGAATACAAGAAGCTGTACCGGATCTGGGTGGCCCACGGCTGGTCCTGGCTCCAGGACTGGGTGCGGGACGGGCGGTTCAGGCCGGAGTTCCTCGCGGGCGGGACGGTGACCGGGCGCTGGGTGACCAACGGCGGGGGCGGGCTGCAGATCCCCAAGGTCATCCGGCGTGCGGTGGTCGCGGACCCGGGCTGGCGGCTGGTGGTGGCCGACGCCGACCAGATGGAGCCGCGCGTGCTCGCCGCGATCTCCCGTGATCCCGGGCTGATGGAGGTGGCCGGCCGCGAGAGCGACCTGTACCAGTCGGTGTCCGACCGCGCCTTCTCCGGAGACCGCGCCCAGGCCAAACTCGCCGTGCTGGGCGCGGTGTACGGACAGACCTCCGGCGACGGCCTCAAGAACCTCGCCGCCCTCAGACGCCGCTTCCCCAAGGCCGTGGCCTACGTCGACGACGCGGCGCGGGCCGGCGAGGAGGGGCGGCTCGTACGGACCTGGCTGGGACGGACCTGCCCACCGGCGGCCGGCGCGACGGCCGACGCCGACGAGGAGGCGGGGATCCCGATCCCGGACGCGGACGAACCGGCCGAGGGCTCCGGGTCCCAGGACTGGGGCCGGGGCTACGGCTACGCCTCCACCAACGCCCGCGCCCGGGGCCGCTTCGCCCGCAACTTCGTCGTGCAGGGGAGCGCGGCCGACTGGACACTCCTGCTGCTCGCCGCGCTACGGCAGTCCTGTGCGGGTCTGGCGGCGGAGCTGGTCTTCTTCCAGCACGACGAGGTGATCGTGCACTGTCCGCAGGAGGAGGCCGATGCGGTGGTGACGGCGATCCGGGAGGCGGCGGAGCTGGCGGGGCGGCTGACGTTCGGGCAGACGCCGGTGCGGTTTCCGTTCACCACGGCGGTGGTGGAGTGCTATGCGGACGCGAAGTAG
- a CDS encoding Tat pathway signal sequence domain protein has protein sequence MSGRPDPGFSRRSLIGVGIGAAFFSAAGVGAANASGAGNGSAPTAGSAHASPRASARRRAVAFLAAATDGYPDHGPVRLAQSYADQAGLFSTAFTYDNALAILALLGVRTVDAQRRAASLGDALLYAQAHDPVHGDGRLRQGYNVGPYTFYDGSRQPDGFVRADGTVNVGSQFGFTGTAVGDMAWAGIALSALARRTGERRFLRGAVRIGEWVERNGRTDEPLGGYKFGVDGGNQKLPFTSTEHNTDLVCLFGRLARLTGDRVWWERRSRARAFALKMWEADGGFFYTGTNDGVHINTSPIPEDTQTWTHLALDSRAHARSLDWAARELAVLDHAERRNSTVPAGQSYDGVTFSSASLLANEDAPIADSQPKPDRNGVWFEGTAHLALALRERHGRGDEARAQRLIDSIERAQDLLGGAQTVGGRAVPERAGVVSASSPIDTGFGFGYYPYRHVGATAWYLMAATRFNPLRVGPGD, from the coding sequence ATGTCCGGTAGGCCTGACCCGGGGTTCAGTCGTCGCTCGCTGATTGGGGTCGGGATCGGTGCCGCCTTCTTCAGTGCGGCCGGGGTGGGGGCGGCGAATGCATCCGGCGCCGGCAACGGCTCCGCTCCCACAGCCGGTTCGGCGCATGCCTCCCCGCGTGCCTCCGCCCGGCGTCGTGCCGTCGCTTTCCTCGCTGCCGCCACCGATGGCTACCCCGATCACGGCCCCGTCCGGCTCGCTCAGAGTTACGCCGATCAGGCCGGGCTGTTCAGTACCGCCTTCACCTACGACAACGCCCTCGCGATTCTTGCCCTGCTCGGCGTCCGTACCGTCGACGCGCAGCGCAGGGCCGCGTCGCTCGGGGACGCCCTGTTGTATGCGCAGGCGCATGATCCGGTCCATGGTGACGGGCGGCTTCGGCAGGGGTACAACGTCGGGCCGTACACCTTCTACGACGGCTCGCGGCAGCCGGACGGGTTCGTGCGGGCGGACGGGACCGTCAACGTGGGGTCGCAGTTCGGGTTCACCGGGACGGCCGTGGGGGACATGGCCTGGGCCGGGATCGCGCTCAGTGCGCTCGCGCGGCGGACCGGGGAGCGGCGGTTCCTGCGCGGTGCCGTGCGGATCGGGGAATGGGTCGAGCGCAACGGCCGTACCGACGAACCGCTCGGCGGGTACAAGTTCGGGGTCGACGGCGGTAATCAGAAACTGCCCTTCACCTCCACCGAGCACAACACCGACCTTGTCTGTCTCTTCGGGCGGCTCGCCCGGCTCACCGGGGACCGGGTGTGGTGGGAAAGGCGCTCCCGTGCGCGGGCGTTCGCCCTGAAGATGTGGGAGGCCGACGGCGGGTTCTTCTACACCGGGACCAATGACGGGGTGCACATCAACACCTCGCCGATTCCCGAGGACACCCAGACCTGGACCCACCTCGCCCTCGACTCGCGTGCCCACGCACGGTCGTTGGACTGGGCCGCGCGGGAGCTCGCCGTCCTCGATCATGCCGAGCGGCGCAACAGCACGGTGCCGGCGGGGCAGTCGTACGACGGTGTCACCTTCAGTTCCGCCAGTCTGCTCGCCAACGAGGACGCGCCGATCGCCGACTCCCAGCCCAAGCCGGACCGGAACGGTGTCTGGTTCGAGGGGACCGCTCACCTCGCGCTCGCCCTTCGCGAGCGGCACGGGCGGGGCGACGAGGCGCGAGCCCAGCGGCTGATCGACTCCATCGAGCGGGCTCAGGATCTGCTCGGCGGCGCCCAGACCGTCGGCGGACGTGCGGTTCCCGAGCGGGCGGGCGTCGTGTCGGCCAGCAGTCCGATCGACACCGGGTTCGGGTTCGGGTACTACCCGTACCGGCATGTCGGGGCGACCGCCTGGTACCTCATGGCGGCCACGCGCTTCAATCCGTTGCGGGTCGGGCCGGGCGACTGA